A region of the Geomonas subterranea genome:
TGCTCCCCGGAAGCATAGCCGAGGAACTGGAACTCGCGCCGGGGGATCGGCTGCTGTCGGTGAACGGGCACCCGTTGCGGGACGTCATCGATTACAACTATTTTACCGCCGACGACGAACTGGAGCTGGAAGTCGAAAAGGGCGACGGAGAGCTCTGGGAACTCGAGGTGGAGCGCGAAGAGGGGGAGCCCCTGGGCATCTCCTTCCAGGCACCGGCACCGGCGCGCTGCGGCAACAACTGCGTCTTTTGTTTCGTGCATCAGCTGCCCCGAGGGCTGCGCGGGCCTCTTTACGTGAAAGACGAGGATTACCGCCTCTCTTTTCTCTACGGCAACTACGTGACCATGGCCAACATTGGCCGGGCTGAGCTGGACCGCATCAAGGAGCAGCGGCTCTCCCCGCTCTACATCTCGGTGCACGCCACCGACGCAGCGCTGCGCGAGAAGCTCTTGGGTAAAAGCGGCATCCTCCCCATCCTGGACGTCATCAGGGAATTAGCCGAGGCGCGCATCACCATGCACACCCAGGTCGTGCTCTGCCCGGGGTGGAATGACGGAGAAGCTTTCGCCAGGACTGTGCACGAACTGGCAGCGATGCACCCTTGGGTGGCGTCTCTGGCGGTAGTGCCGGTGGGGTTGACAGAGCACAGGCAGAACCTTCCGGCGCTGGCCCCGGTCACCAAGGAGTTCGCTGCCGACTTCATCGGCAAATGGTATCCGGAGTCCCTGCGGCTTGAAGAGCGCCTTGGCGAGCCTTTCCTTTTTCTGGCGGACGAATTCTACATCAAGGGGGACGTGCCGTTTCCCGCGCTGGACAACTACGGCGACCTGCCGCAGTTGGAGAACGGCGTGGGGATGATCCCGCTGTTTCTATCGGAGGCGGAACAGGTGCTCCAGGAGGCCGAGGCACTGAAGCCGGCGAAACTGACGGTGGTCACCGGCGAATCCCCCTACCGTTACCTCTCAGACTTTCTGGAGCGGCTCTCGGGGGCGACCGGGGTGGCCATGCAGCCGGTGGCGGTGCGCAACAGGCTTTTCGGTCCTACCATCACGGTTACCGGGCTGGTCTGCGGCGCCGATGTCGTGGCATCCCTACAGGGGATGGAGCTGGGGGA
Encoded here:
- a CDS encoding DUF512 domain-containing protein, translating into MSGLTIDKVLPGSIAEELELAPGDRLLSVNGHPLRDVIDYNYFTADDELELEVEKGDGELWELEVEREEGEPLGISFQAPAPARCGNNCVFCFVHQLPRGLRGPLYVKDEDYRLSFLYGNYVTMANIGRAELDRIKEQRLSPLYISVHATDAALREKLLGKSGILPILDVIRELAEARITMHTQVVLCPGWNDGEAFARTVHELAAMHPWVASLAVVPVGLTEHRQNLPALAPVTKEFAADFIGKWYPESLRLEERLGEPFLFLADEFYIKGDVPFPALDNYGDLPQLENGVGMIPLFLSEAEQVLQEAEALKPAKLTVVTGESPYRYLSDFLERLSGATGVAMQPVAVRNRLFGPTITVTGLVCGADVVASLQGMELGDVVFVPDVMLKEGEGVFLDDLTLDDVERQLGVEIQVVESTPYGIYDALVQRLG